The DNA sequence TTATTTAATTATTTCTAGTATTGCATCTATTGTGATTATTGTAGTTAGCTTTGTATCAGCCACTTTTTATAATCCAACAATTAAACAAAGTCTTCAATATGGGGCTGTTTCTGAGTTAATTGAACAATATTCACTAGGTTTAATTGATTTAGAGGATTTATTTGATTAACAGGAAGGAGAGATAAGGATGATTCGAATTGGACATTCAACGGATATTCATCAACTAGTCGAAGGACGAAAGCTAATTTTAGGTGGAGTTGAAATTGAGCATACGAAAGGACTTCTAGGTCATAGTGATGCAGATGCGCTTTGTCATGCGGTAACAGAAGCCATTATTGGTGCTTTAGCGAGAGGTGATATCGGTGCGCATTTTCCAGATACTGACCCACAATATAAAGGAGCTGATTCACGTGTCTTACTTCGCGGGGCGAAAGCGATGATGGATGAAGCTGGATATGTTCTTGGGAACTTAGATGCAACGATTTATGCAGAGCGCCCTAAAATGCGACCACACATTGATGCGATGCGTGCAAATTTGGCAATAGATTTAGACGCTAATTTGGATCAAGTCAATGTTAAAGCAACTCGTGGTGAGAAATTAGGCTTCGTTGGGCGTGAAGAGGGAATTGCAGCTGAATGCGTGGTCTTATTATTTAAAAAAGGTGCCAATTAATCAAGGTTTAACATGATTTTAACAAGAACTTCATTTTTTAATGTTTAGTGCCTGTTATACTAAAGAGGTGAAACTCCTTATAAGAGATTGAAAGCTAAAGGTTGACTTTAGCTTTTTTTCTGTGAAAATATTTAATATTTTGTTTCAATCGTATATAATATGAAAAGAATAAAAGTAGTATTTTAATTAGGAGGCAAGATTATGACAGTTCGTGTTCGTTATGCACCAAGTCCAACAGGATTTTTACATATCGGAAATGCTAGAACGGCATTATACAATTATTTATTTGCTAAACACCACGGTGGAGATTTTATCTTACGTATTGAGGATACTGACATTGAACGTAACGTAGAAGGTGGAGAAGAATCTCAAATGAACTACTTACGTTGGTTAGGTATTGAATGGGATGAATCATTTGATGTTGGTGGGGAGTATGGACCATATCGCCAATTAGAGCGTTTAGATATTTACCGTAAATATGTAGATGAGTTAATCGAAAAAGGATTAGCTTATAAATGCTATTGTACAAGTGAGGAGCTTGAGGCAGAACGCGAAGCAATGTCAACTCATGGCCATGATAATATTCATTACTCTCGTCGTTGTTTAAATGCAACAGGTGAAGAATTAGCTGAGTTAGAGGCACGTGGAGAATATGTTGTTCGTATTAAAGTTCCTGAAAATGAAGTTTATACGTTCAATGATATCGTTCGTGGTGAAATCTCATTCAACTCAGAAGACTTCGGTGACTGGGTCATTATGAAAAGTAATGGAATCCCAACTTACAACTTTGCCGTTGTTGTGGATGACTATTTAATGAAAATCACTCACGTGTTCCGTGGAGAAGAACATATTACAAATACACCCAAACAAATGATGGTTTATCGTGCTTTTGGATGGGATGTACCAACATTTGCTCACATGACATTAATCGTTAATGAAAATGGTAAGAAATTATCAAAACGTGATAAAGATACTGTTCAATTCATTGAGCAATATGCAAACATGGGATACTTACCAGAAGCATTATTCAACTTCATTGCTTTATTAGGATGGTCTCCAGGAATCGAAGAAGAAATTTTATCTCATGAACAATTAATCGAATTATTCGATGAAAAACGTTTATCTAAATCACCTTCAACATTTGATAAAGCTAAATTAGCTTACATCAATAACCGTTATATCAAAGCTTTAGAAGCGGAAGAGTTATTAGAATTATGTATGCCTCACTTAGTTGAAGCGGGAATTTTAGAAGGACGCACACATCAATGGGCTGTTGAATTAGTTTCTTTATTCCACGATCGTTTATCATACGGTGCTGAAATCGTTGACTTATACGATGAATTCTTCTCAGAAGAATTAACATTAGATGAAGAAGCACAAGCATTTATTGCTCAAGAAGGTGTTGCTGATACATTAAAAGCATTCAAAGAACAATTAGAAGCTTTAGAAGATTTCACTGCTGAAGGAATCCAAGCAGCTGTTAAAGCAGCTGGAAAAGCAAGCGGAGCTAAAGGGAAAATGTTATTCATGCCTTGCCGTATTGCAACAACAGGACAAATGCATGGTCCAGATTTACCAAAAGCTTTAGCCTTATTAGGAAAAGACACAGTTATTTCTCGTATTGAGAAATTTATCTAATATAAGACAAAAAAACCTCAGATTAAGTCTGAGGTTTTTTTGACCTTAAAGAAATTAATAAGAAAATCGAATAGAGAACGGTTAAAGCAAAGTACGTTACCCAAACTAAGGTATAGTTTAAGTGATCAGCAATAAATCCTGAAATCATTGGCCCTAGTGCGCCACCAAATGTGAAAATCATATTAATAAATCCTAGATGCATCGCATAGTGCTCTTTACCAAACAAAGCACTGGTTCCATAAGATGGAAGCATTGAGGGAAGGCATAAGCACAGTCCAAACAAAGCTGCGAAAACAAACAATAAAGGTGCGAATGCACCATAAATTAAACAAATGTAACTCAAAAGACTCATTGATACAAAAATGATAATAGAGTTGCGTAAGTTTAATTTATCGAAAACATACCCGCCAATTAAGTTGCCTAATAAAGCAAAAATGGCTTGTGTTGAACCGACATTTGCATTAAACGTTAAGGGGTGACCGAGGTGAGTTAAATAAGGTTGGATATGCATTTTAGTTCCTGAAATATTGACGCCAAGTAAAAATAAGCCCAAAGCGAATAGAATCAATTGCATGCTCCAGTGAATATCCTTATAGGAGATTTTCTCTTTCTTTTTAGCTTCT is a window from the Turicibacter bilis genome containing:
- the gltX gene encoding glutamate--tRNA ligase, which gives rise to MTVRVRYAPSPTGFLHIGNARTALYNYLFAKHHGGDFILRIEDTDIERNVEGGEESQMNYLRWLGIEWDESFDVGGEYGPYRQLERLDIYRKYVDELIEKGLAYKCYCTSEELEAEREAMSTHGHDNIHYSRRCLNATGEELAELEARGEYVVRIKVPENEVYTFNDIVRGEISFNSEDFGDWVIMKSNGIPTYNFAVVVDDYLMKITHVFRGEEHITNTPKQMMVYRAFGWDVPTFAHMTLIVNENGKKLSKRDKDTVQFIEQYANMGYLPEALFNFIALLGWSPGIEEEILSHEQLIELFDEKRLSKSPSTFDKAKLAYINNRYIKALEAEELLELCMPHLVEAGILEGRTHQWAVELVSLFHDRLSYGAEIVDLYDEFFSEELTLDEEAQAFIAQEGVADTLKAFKEQLEALEDFTAEGIQAAVKAAGKASGAKGKMLFMPCRIATTGQMHGPDLPKALALLGKDTVISRIEKFI
- a CDS encoding MFS transporter is translated as MSNRLKFRKYLVLAACFLIMAVSFSIINNITSLFIDPVTKHLRLSISSFSFVFTIGAITTALMSPIIGQLISKVPLKAIMSLGAILAGGGFFCYSLATQIWMFYVIAVIVGIGTSCLTVIPISTAITHWFEDKKGMALGIAMAGAGTGSFIWMQIVSRMLTDLSYQETYAILGLIILVVCLPLTLFVMKMPPDTTIEAKKKEKISYKDIHWSMQLILFALGLFLLGVNISGTKMHIQPYLTHLGHPLTFNANVGSTQAIFALLGNLIGGYVFDKLNLRNSIIIFVSMSLLSYICLIYGAFAPLLFVFAALFGLCLCLPSMLPSYGTSALFGKEHYAMHLGFINMIFTFGGALGPMISGFIADHLNYTLVWVTYFALTVLYSIFLLISLRSKKPQT
- the ispF gene encoding 2-C-methyl-D-erythritol 2,4-cyclodiphosphate synthase; the encoded protein is MIRIGHSTDIHQLVEGRKLILGGVEIEHTKGLLGHSDADALCHAVTEAIIGALARGDIGAHFPDTDPQYKGADSRVLLRGAKAMMDEAGYVLGNLDATIYAERPKMRPHIDAMRANLAIDLDANLDQVNVKATRGEKLGFVGREEGIAAECVVLLFKKGAN